Genomic segment of Phycisphaerae bacterium:
CAGATATCCTTGATATTGAGTTTAGCTTTTCCAATCGGCTCTAATCCCATAATTGCAACATGGTCAACAAAAGGAAAGTTTCTAGCAATAAAATGTCCCCAGTCTGGAAGTCGCTGGTAATTTTGCTTAATAATAACATTGCGTATTTCTATGTGCTGATCACAACGTTTCAAGTTATAGATACCTCTTATAGTTTGATCAAAAGCACTATCTGACTGAACAATAAAATTATGCAGATACGCTAAATCTGCATACAATGGAATTCCAAACAAAAGACTTGGGTGCCCAATTTGTAGGAACTCACGGCAAAGTGACATATAATTAAACATCCTTCCATTTGAAAGAATATCTACTGCTGTATTCGGCAAATAATTCTTGCATAGAAGGATAACTTTTAGAAGATCATCAGGGTATAAACTCGGTTCACCACCACTTATACCCAGATTTTGAGTGTCCATACTCATCAAGGGAATTGCTTCTGACCACGTGTCTAATAAACAACCTTTTTTTACTCCAGGTGATGGCTGAGGACAAATAATACAGTTACAATTACAATCATCGGTTAAAAAAATAACATTGGACGTGGAGTCCTTTCTATAAAGAACAGATAGGTTTCCAGTCTTTGGAGAGTATTCTATTATATCACCCTGTTTTAGATAGTTTAACTCTTCCGGCAAATTGATAATTTTATGATAATCACAGTCGTTTGCGGGTTGAATCCCATTTTTAAGGATGTATAACAAAAAACCTTCAGGAAAAGATTCCATTTTATCCGCAATCAACAGCGATTCTTTTGCGCGCAATGATTTTGGCAAAGAATAATTTTCATTTATTCGTGTAATAACAGGAATACCATCTGACTTATTTTTGATGTGTGCACAAAGTTTTAGCATATAACTTATCTAAGCCCAATAACGTAAAACCTTCGCTGCTTTTTTATTATCCTCTAAAAGGAGAATAAGATGTCGAATGACTTCATAATTTTTCCTGCAAAAGTCACTCGTAGGTTTATAACCAATGATATCTCCTTGCATTCTATAATGCCTGACAGGATCGCTCCCACAATAAGGTTGAAAACCACATTCATAACATTCAGGCATGCCTTCTGTCATTGTTGTATTAATTGTGTCAAGCAAGAAGTCAGACAGCATGATCTCTTTGAAACTATGTTGTAGAAGGTTTCCTATGCAAAAGAAATCATCTCCCATTGCAGAAAGCATCCTTGCCTCGTCGGAGGGAAAAACCCGTCCGTCATAGTTAAATACTATTCCGCTGATGCCTATACCGGCTGGAGATTGCAAATCAACAAATCCGGTAGGGAATGGTGTTAGCATTTTTCTTAGGATGAGCGAAGAAAAATCTTCACGAAAGTTTATTCCTGAATAATTAAGTTCTAAGATATATGCCAAAACACTTTTGTAAAATTGAATCCATTCGGTTATATCATAGCTGAAGTCATTATCTTCACTACTTGCGAATCCGTAAGGATTTATTACTCTCAGAAAAATAGATGAAAGACCTTGTCTTATATACTCATCCACAATTTCGGTAGGATATTTTAAACTCATTTTGGTCGTGGTCATTAACGCGGATAATTTATCAGATCCCAGAAATTCTTTGACCATAGCTATTCCTTCTATGGTTTCATTATAACTATCTCCTCCATATCGAGGACGATTATGATTGTGCAACTCTTTGTGGCCATCTAAAGAAGTAGATATATATACTTGGTGTTCCATACAAAACTGTAGAATTTCGCGCGTCATATTTGAAAGGTTTGTCGTGATAACAAATTGAACATCTCTTTTTTCTGAAAGATTTTTGTGAGTAGTTCTTTCTATAATATATTTAACAACATCGAAATGCAATAAAGATTCACCGCCCTGAAACTCTACCTTAATAGCA
This window contains:
- the hxsB gene encoding His-Xaa-Ser system radical SAM maturase HxsB, encoding MPSLEKLLTDHRTKFCDNYSLLPFRFSHIAPEKYFLSNFAGEYFVVNRQELEALIKHNLSYDSELYNSLKSRHFLLDRDSTVSVDMLSTKYRTKMSFLRQFTSLFMFVTTRRCDHSCIYCQVSHRSKSDEGFDMTEEIADKAIDFMFKSPSPAIKVEFQGGESLLHFDVVKYIIERTTHKNLSEKRDVQFVITTNLSNMTREILQFCMEHQVYISTSLDGHKELHNHNRPRYGGDSYNETIEGIAMVKEFLGSDKLSALMTTTKMSLKYPTEIVDEYIRQGLSSIFLRVINPYGFASSEDNDFSYDITEWIQFYKSVLAYILELNYSGINFREDFSSLILRKMLTPFPTGFVDLQSPAGIGISGIVFNYDGRVFPSDEARMLSAMGDDFFCIGNLLQHSFKEIMLSDFLLDTINTTMTEGMPECYECGFQPYCGSDPVRHYRMQGDIIGYKPTSDFCRKNYEVIRHLILLLEDNKKAAKVLRYWA
- the hxsC gene encoding His-Xaa-Ser system radical SAM maturase HxsC, whose amino-acid sequence is MLKLCAHIKNKSDGIPVITRINENYSLPKSLRAKESLLIADKMESFPEGFLLYILKNGIQPANDCDYHKIINLPEELNYLKQGDIIEYSPKTGNLSVLYRKDSTSNVIFLTDDCNCNCIICPQPSPGVKKGCLLDTWSEAIPLMSMDTQNLGISGGEPSLYPDDLLKVILLCKNYLPNTAVDILSNGRMFNYMSLCREFLQIGHPSLLFGIPLYADLAYLHNFIVQSDSAFDQTIRGIYNLKRCDQHIEIRNVIIKQNYQRLPDWGHFIARNFPFVDHVAIMGLEPIGKAKLNIKDIWIDPVDYSHQLNDAVEELVSHNINVSIYNHQLCTIDRSLWSFSVHSISDWKNIYLKECKDCSQGETCGGFFASSTIWHSKHIRPL